Proteins from a single region of Artemia franciscana chromosome 20, ASM3288406v1, whole genome shotgun sequence:
- the LOC136039808 gene encoding uncharacterized protein LOC136039808 isoform X1, whose protein sequence is MNLIANLKLLLEKESSLSRTAIFPIKNPKRLANNTVLNLEHVIGIQTRIRNYADMIHDSNTCQINMDSQEELQNVLQKLDFVVKTFEERQGLVFTETTPEYLKEINALEFMVSIGFKWHTLSTLMAPETTLETIQ, encoded by the exons ATGAACTTAATTGCAAACCTTAAACTTCTTTTGGAAAAAGAGAGTTCATTAAGTAGAACAGCTATATTTCCAATCA AGAACCCAAAAAGACTAGCAAACAACACTGTTTTAAATCTGGAGCATGTTATTGGCATTCAGACTCGAATAAGAAATTATGCAGACATGATCCATGACTCAAATACTTGTCAGATAAACATGGATTCACAAGA GGAATTGCAGAATGTTCTTCAAAAGCTGGACTTTGTTGTTAAAACTTTTGAGGAGCGCCAAGGATTGGTATTTACTGAAACCACACCTGAGTACTTAAAGGAGATTAATGCATTAGAG TTTATGGTCTCTATTGGATTTAAATGGCACACACTATCTACTTTGATGGCTCCAGAAACTACACTGGAAACTATCCAGTAG
- the LOC136039808 gene encoding uncharacterized protein LOC136039808 isoform X2 — MNLIANLKLLLEKESSLSRTAIFPIKNPKRLANNTVLNLEHVIGIQTRIRNYADMIHDSNTCQINMDSQEELQNVLQKLDFVVKTFEERQGLVFTETTPEYLKEINALEVEVVQQCEEIRNELRARIRKLK, encoded by the exons ATGAACTTAATTGCAAACCTTAAACTTCTTTTGGAAAAAGAGAGTTCATTAAGTAGAACAGCTATATTTCCAATCA AGAACCCAAAAAGACTAGCAAACAACACTGTTTTAAATCTGGAGCATGTTATTGGCATTCAGACTCGAATAAGAAATTATGCAGACATGATCCATGACTCAAATACTTGTCAGATAAACATGGATTCACAAGA GGAATTGCAGAATGTTCTTCAAAAGCTGGACTTTGTTGTTAAAACTTTTGAGGAGCGCCAAGGATTGGTATTTACTGAAACCACACCTGAGTACTTAAAGGAGATTAATGCATTAGAG GTTGAAGTTGTCCAACAATGTGAGGAAATTAGAAATGAATTACGTGCAAGGATAcgaaaattaaagtaa